In the Aminivibrio sp. genome, one interval contains:
- a CDS encoding isocitrate/isopropylmalate dehydrogenase family protein — MAVYKLGILKGDDIGLEVVPEAVKVLNAAVAGCGGVTLDWCELPVGYPSYLKSGETLPASTLDALYGLDGWILGPIGHMAYPKDDPKAINPHPILRRNFDLASNIRPARSHPSLPCLRQDVDLVIIRENNEGFQPDRNMYKGIGECMPTPDMALSLRVITRRNSSMVARTAFELARQRNGKKKVTAIHKNTVFKMGCGLFIDTCAEVSKEYPDVEFGTAVVDTFAMHLVMRPANFDVVVTTNMFGDILSDEAAGLVGGLGMAPGLCVGPRYAMAQATHGSAPDIAGKNIANPYAMIMSAQMLLSWLGNGKGDQEAVRAAENIEAALGKVLSDKESVTPDLGGTAGTDAMGNAVCRALEAL, encoded by the coding sequence ATGGCGGTCTACAAACTTGGAATATTGAAAGGCGACGACATCGGGCTGGAAGTGGTGCCCGAGGCGGTGAAGGTGCTGAACGCGGCCGTCGCCGGGTGCGGAGGCGTGACGCTGGACTGGTGCGAGCTGCCCGTGGGGTACCCCTCCTACCTGAAGAGCGGGGAAACCCTTCCCGCCTCAACCCTTGATGCCCTCTACGGCCTTGACGGGTGGATCCTGGGGCCCATCGGCCACATGGCCTATCCGAAGGACGATCCGAAGGCCATCAACCCTCACCCCATCCTGCGGCGGAATTTCGACCTGGCGAGCAACATCCGCCCGGCCAGATCCCACCCTTCCCTTCCGTGCCTCCGGCAGGACGTGGACCTTGTCATCATTCGGGAGAACAACGAGGGCTTCCAGCCCGACAGAAACATGTACAAGGGCATAGGCGAGTGCATGCCCACACCGGACATGGCCCTGTCCCTCCGGGTGATTACCAGGCGGAATTCCTCCATGGTGGCCAGGACGGCATTCGAACTGGCCCGGCAGCGCAACGGAAAGAAGAAGGTTACCGCCATTCACAAGAACACGGTCTTCAAGATGGGCTGCGGTCTCTTCATCGATACCTGCGCGGAAGTGAGCAAGGAGTATCCCGACGTCGAGTTCGGCACGGCGGTGGTGGATACCTTCGCCATGCACCTCGTCATGCGGCCGGCGAATTTTGACGTGGTCGTCACCACCAACATGTTCGGCGACATCCTCTCCGACGAAGCGGCAGGCCTGGTGGGAGGGCTCGGCATGGCCCCCGGGCTCTGCGTCGGGCCCCGGTACGCCATGGCCCAGGCCACCCACGGATCGGCCCCGGACATCGCCGGGAAGAACATCGCCAATCCCTACGCCATGATCATGTCCGCCCAGATGCTGCTCTCCTGGCTCGGGAACGGGAAAGGTGATCAGGAAGCGGTTCGGGCGGCGGAGAATATTGAAGCGGCCCTCGGAAAGGTGCTGTCCGACAAAGAGAGCGTCACCCCGGACCTTGGGGGGACGGCGGGAACCGACGCCATGGGAAATGCAGTCTGCCGCGCCCTTGAGGCCCTGTAA
- a CDS encoding 4Fe-4S binding protein — MTVINKEKCVGCKTCMKYCTVDAIHYLPEEKKCFVDQARCTECYVCVRQKVCPVGAIETVELDSFFKQFQHVMSDPVENHGITGVTGRGTEEVKTNDVTGRVKKGYAGFAIDMGRPGLGVFLRDAEKVAMAMAEAGLVFEPPETTPLSALMTDIKTGKLDDACLDYHLLSVIIEGSCPLDRMSDVFRALQRVEKEIDTVFSVGLILRVDENGENPVLRELDALGIPQPHRGKVNVGLGRPLSTL, encoded by the coding sequence ATGACAGTCATCAACAAGGAAAAATGTGTCGGTTGCAAAACGTGCATGAAGTACTGCACTGTGGACGCCATCCACTATCTCCCCGAAGAGAAGAAGTGCTTCGTGGACCAGGCCCGGTGCACCGAGTGCTACGTCTGCGTGCGGCAGAAGGTCTGCCCCGTGGGCGCCATAGAGACAGTGGAGCTCGACAGTTTTTTCAAGCAGTTCCAGCACGTCATGAGCGACCCCGTGGAGAATCACGGCATCACCGGCGTCACGGGACGGGGCACCGAGGAAGTGAAGACCAACGACGTGACCGGCAGGGTGAAGAAGGGCTACGCGGGCTTCGCCATCGACATGGGCCGCCCGGGCCTGGGAGTGTTCCTCCGGGACGCCGAGAAAGTGGCCATGGCCATGGCTGAAGCCGGCCTCGTCTTCGAGCCGCCGGAGACCACTCCTCTTTCCGCCCTCATGACGGACATAAAGACCGGCAAGCTGGACGACGCCTGCCTCGACTACCATCTTCTCTCGGTCATCATCGAGGGGAGCTGCCCCCTGGACAGGATGTCCGACGTCTTCCGCGCCCTGCAGAGAGTGGAAAAGGAAATCGACACCGTTTTCTCCGTGGGGCTCATCCTCCGCGTGGATGAAAACGGAGAGAACCCCGTGCTCAGGGAGCTCGACGCCCTCGGGATCCCGCAGCCACACCGGGGCAAGGTGAACGTCGGCCTCGGCAGGCCCCTCAGCACCCTGTAG
- a CDS encoding tripartite tricarboxylate transporter permease, which yields MEFLQNIALGSSVVFTFKGISAIIAGVVAGTIGGAIPGINATMTMAILLPFTWGMDPTVAILMYVGIYCGGQYGGSIPSVLIGTPGTPSSAATVMDGYPLHLQGKTGLALGMSLYASVFGGIVSSVALMIFAIPLAKVALAFGPPEYFALSLLGLTLVASLSTDVFKGLIAAALGLLLATIGLDPFAGIVRFGFGSENLIEGFEIIPFYMGIFALSQVLYIIFKKIKRAVVEYRITSKYPSNLDFIRCLPSMLIGSVIGMFVGAMPGAGASIACWLGYNEAKRWSRHPEEFGKGSLEGVAAPEATNNAVTGGAMVPLLSLGIPGSGSTAIMLGVLIIHGLRPGPMLFVTNPEIPYSIFVSLFVSNIFMIFVALLLIKLLIKVVNIPETIMNACILAIIFVGAYSVNNSMFDIFTVLLFGILGLVMKIYDYPITATALGFVLGYLVETNFRRSLTLSKGDWSIFLTNPISMVIITLSVLSVAYAVYCNHFRKKRGAAE from the coding sequence ATGGAATTTCTGCAGAATATAGCTCTCGGTTCGAGCGTGGTTTTCACTTTCAAGGGCATCTCGGCCATCATAGCCGGTGTGGTGGCCGGGACCATCGGCGGCGCCATTCCCGGCATCAACGCCACCATGACCATGGCCATCCTGCTGCCCTTCACCTGGGGGATGGACCCCACCGTGGCCATCCTCATGTACGTGGGAATTTACTGCGGGGGCCAGTACGGCGGCTCCATTCCGTCGGTCCTGATCGGCACGCCCGGGACGCCGTCCTCGGCAGCGACAGTGATGGACGGATATCCCCTCCACCTTCAGGGGAAGACCGGCCTTGCCCTGGGCATGTCGCTCTACGCCAGCGTATTCGGGGGGATCGTCTCGAGCGTCGCCCTGATGATCTTCGCCATTCCCCTGGCGAAGGTGGCCCTTGCCTTCGGTCCGCCGGAGTACTTCGCCCTGTCGCTCCTCGGCCTGACCCTCGTGGCCTCCCTGTCCACCGACGTGTTCAAGGGGCTCATCGCGGCGGCCCTCGGCCTTCTCCTGGCCACCATCGGGCTCGACCCCTTCGCCGGTATCGTCCGGTTCGGCTTCGGCAGCGAAAACCTGATCGAGGGATTCGAGATCATCCCCTTCTACATGGGAATCTTCGCCCTGAGCCAGGTGCTCTACATCATCTTCAAAAAAATCAAGCGGGCGGTGGTGGAGTACCGGATCACCTCCAAATACCCGTCGAACCTTGATTTCATCCGGTGTCTTCCCTCCATGCTCATAGGATCGGTCATCGGCATGTTCGTGGGCGCCATGCCGGGAGCGGGGGCGTCCATCGCCTGCTGGCTGGGATATAACGAAGCGAAACGGTGGTCCCGCCATCCTGAAGAGTTCGGCAAGGGGTCCCTGGAAGGGGTAGCCGCCCCGGAAGCCACGAACAACGCCGTCACGGGAGGCGCTATGGTGCCCCTCCTGTCCCTGGGCATACCGGGCTCAGGCTCCACGGCGATCATGCTGGGCGTGCTCATCATCCACGGTCTCCGGCCGGGCCCCATGCTCTTCGTCACCAACCCGGAAATCCCCTACTCGATCTTCGTCTCCCTGTTCGTCTCGAACATCTTTATGATCTTCGTCGCCCTTCTGCTGATCAAGCTCCTCATCAAGGTGGTCAACATCCCCGAGACCATAATGAACGCCTGCATCCTGGCCATCATCTTCGTCGGCGCCTACTCGGTGAACAACAGCATGTTCGACATCTTCACCGTCCTTCTCTTCGGTATCCTCGGCCTTGTCATGAAAATCTACGACTATCCCATCACGGCCACGGCCCTCGGCTTCGTGCTGGGGTACCTCGTGGAGACGAACTTCCGGCGGTCCCTCACCCTCTCCAAGGGAGACTGGTCCATATTCCTGACGAACCCCATCTCCATGGTCATCATCACTCTCTCAGTCCTGAGCGTGGCCTACGCGGTCTACTGCAACCACTTCAGGAAAAAACGGGGTGCGGCGGAATAG
- a CDS encoding tripartite tricarboxylate transporter substrate binding protein — translation MRKTKLAAFLVLAFFATMLSGTEAAFAAYPEKPIEWVIWASPGGGSDIFVRNMARLMEPYVSQPFVPVNKSGGGGAVGMAYTASKPADGHTILAVTTNFVLTPALGRSPKGPADFDMIARVAVETNVVAVSSDAPYKTWEEFVAYAKEKGGVSWGTFGVGTSDHVASAKLSKLSGIKSRFVPFEGGADSLASLLGRHIDVLTNNPSELTEQIAAGQVRLLGSFSAERWDAFPEVPTFKELGYDVVVPTWRGVVAPKGTPKEAIDYLSAAIEKVVAQEGFRQYLADNQLKAAYLNGTDFALFVAEQDLFYKKELKELGLIKEKK, via the coding sequence GTGAGAAAAACGAAACTGGCGGCATTTCTGGTTCTTGCGTTCTTTGCGACCATGCTTTCCGGGACCGAAGCGGCCTTTGCGGCCTATCCTGAAAAGCCTATCGAATGGGTCATCTGGGCTTCCCCCGGCGGCGGCAGCGACATCTTCGTCAGGAACATGGCCAGGCTCATGGAGCCCTACGTGTCCCAGCCCTTCGTGCCCGTGAACAAGAGCGGCGGCGGCGGCGCCGTGGGAATGGCCTACACCGCTTCCAAGCCCGCTGACGGGCACACCATCCTCGCCGTCACCACCAACTTCGTCCTGACGCCCGCCCTCGGCCGCTCCCCCAAGGGTCCCGCCGACTTCGACATGATCGCCCGGGTCGCCGTGGAGACCAACGTGGTCGCCGTGAGCTCCGATGCCCCCTACAAGACCTGGGAGGAGTTCGTGGCCTACGCGAAGGAGAAGGGCGGCGTGAGCTGGGGAACCTTCGGCGTGGGAACCTCTGACCACGTGGCTTCCGCGAAGCTTTCCAAGCTCTCCGGCATCAAGTCCCGGTTCGTTCCCTTCGAGGGCGGCGCCGACTCCCTGGCGTCCCTCTTGGGCAGGCACATCGACGTGTTGACCAACAACCCCAGCGAGCTGACCGAACAGATCGCCGCCGGGCAGGTCAGGCTCCTCGGCAGCTTCAGCGCCGAGCGGTGGGACGCTTTCCCCGAAGTCCCCACCTTCAAGGAACTCGGCTACGACGTGGTGGTCCCCACATGGCGCGGCGTTGTCGCCCCCAAGGGAACACCGAAGGAAGCCATTGACTACCTCTCCGCCGCCATCGAGAAAGTGGTGGCCCAGGAAGGCTTCCGGCAGTACCTGGCCGATAACCAGCTCAAGGCCGCCTACCTCAACGGCACCGACTTCGCCCTCTTCGTGGCCGAGCAGGACCTTTTCTACAAGAAAGAACTGAAGGAACTGGGCCTCATCAAGGAAAAGAAGTAG
- a CDS encoding IclR family transcriptional regulator, with product MTEKNRRSSNIQSIERAFSIIDLLDSKGEMGISEMSRHLSLERSTVHRIVSTMKNLGYLAQNQMNAKYSNSFKFFEIGNDVVKHLGLRQQCAPFLRELSEQTHEAVNLAILDGNMVIYIDKIESKSTIKVDLSVGKRFPPYCTGLGKVLLAWLPDNRVDEILGAPPFHRFTPNTLTTREAVNEELQKVRKNGFSVDNEEYVQGLLCIAAPVRGSSGEVVAALSVALPKFTSSIEEKKIKKVSGLLVDVASRFSRSLGYSEI from the coding sequence ATGACGGAAAAAAACAGGAGAAGCAGCAACATTCAATCTATCGAGAGAGCATTTTCGATCATTGATCTCCTTGATTCCAAGGGAGAGATGGGCATTTCAGAAATGAGCAGGCACCTCTCACTTGAGAGGAGCACGGTTCACCGTATAGTTTCCACTATGAAAAATTTAGGGTATCTGGCTCAAAATCAGATGAACGCGAAATACTCCAACAGCTTCAAGTTTTTTGAAATAGGAAACGATGTGGTCAAGCACCTCGGACTTAGGCAGCAGTGCGCTCCTTTTCTTAGGGAATTGTCGGAACAAACGCACGAGGCTGTGAACCTGGCTATTCTGGATGGAAACATGGTGATTTACATCGACAAGATCGAAAGCAAATCTACTATAAAAGTGGATCTCTCCGTCGGCAAACGCTTTCCTCCTTATTGCACCGGCCTGGGAAAAGTTCTCCTTGCATGGTTGCCCGACAACAGGGTAGATGAAATTCTCGGGGCGCCTCCTTTCCACAGGTTCACACCTAACACGTTAACGACCAGAGAAGCCGTAAACGAAGAGCTGCAAAAAGTCCGAAAAAACGGGTTTTCTGTGGACAATGAAGAATATGTGCAGGGTCTTCTCTGTATTGCGGCACCTGTCAGGGGGAGTTCCGGGGAAGTTGTTGCAGCTCTGAGTGTTGCCCTCCCGAAATTCACCAGTTCAATAGAGGAGAAAAAAATAAAAAAGGTAAGCGGGCTTTTAGTGGACGTGGCATCCCGGTTTTCACGTTCCCTGGGATATTCGGAAATCTGA
- a CDS encoding GntR family transcriptional regulator: protein MISKLPEVKSLSERAFEELRSAILAGKIPPGTRLVERTLAESMGISRTPVHDALNSLVAKRLVKKLPNKGFVVARLEKKDIVQLYTLRLHLETLAVQWALPNLTAGILENLLKNVKRMEACAHHTDMECIIEANVEFHRIILSAADSSILTGFIEQVQSNARLFRIRSVNTPNRIPQVIEEHRNIIDALERRDETAAGECIRIHLGNALNSILATLDSADGEVEKRSP, encoded by the coding sequence ATGATTTCAAAGCTCCCCGAAGTGAAGAGTCTCAGCGAAAGAGCTTTCGAAGAACTCCGTTCCGCCATCCTGGCGGGAAAAATCCCCCCCGGCACACGCCTGGTGGAACGAACGCTGGCGGAGAGTATGGGCATCAGTAGAACCCCCGTCCATGACGCCCTGAACAGCCTCGTGGCAAAGAGACTCGTCAAAAAGCTTCCGAACAAGGGGTTCGTGGTCGCCAGGCTGGAGAAAAAAGACATCGTCCAGCTTTACACCCTCCGTCTCCACCTGGAGACCCTCGCGGTCCAGTGGGCCCTTCCGAACCTTACCGCCGGAATCCTCGAAAACCTCCTGAAGAACGTGAAGCGCATGGAGGCCTGTGCTCACCACACCGACATGGAATGCATCATCGAGGCGAACGTGGAGTTCCACAGGATCATCCTCTCCGCTGCCGACAGCTCAATTCTTACGGGCTTCATCGAGCAGGTGCAGAGTAACGCCCGGCTCTTTCGCATCCGGTCCGTGAACACGCCCAACCGGATTCCCCAGGTCATCGAGGAACACAGGAACATCATCGACGCCCTCGAAAGGAGGGATGAAACCGCTGCCGGGGAATGCATCCGGATTCACCTCGGCAACGCCTTGAACTCCATACTGGCAACGCTTGATTCCGCTGACGGGGAGGTGGAAAAGAGATCGCCATAA
- a CDS encoding tripartite tricarboxylate transporter permease — MESALMMLEGFKDVITLQNLVSVFVGSALGISIGALPGLNASMGIALLLPLTYGMSALPAIVLLLSIYCGAIYGGSITAILLRTPGTTAAACTVLDGYEMAQNGEPGRALSMAATASFIGGIFSVIVLIFLSPPLARMALMFGPAEYFALCFFGLSIISSLSAENMVKGLISAVIGLLLGTVGIDIVTGVPRFTFDIVELLNGISFIPVLIGLFAVSQIFITVEKEIKELGGVKQAISGLTISLKDLVSVTGTLVRSSIIGTLVGILPGAGATMSSFIGYNEARRWSKTPEKFGTGCLEGIAAPEAANNAATGGAMVPLLSLGIPGSETTAILVGAFMIQGLRPGPLLFRENPDLVYGLFAGMILANVAFFVLGMLGARLFSQVTKIPNRVLVPMILILATIGSFAENNSLSDVFLMFSFGVVGYFMRKFEFPIAPLVLALVLGPMAESNFRRGLIISAGEWTTFFTRPISLVFIALGLATLIMPFIRMIRDHRKTREVPPSA, encoded by the coding sequence ATGGAATCCGCCCTCATGATGCTTGAAGGCTTCAAGGATGTAATCACCCTGCAGAACCTGGTGAGCGTGTTCGTGGGAAGCGCCCTGGGTATCTCCATCGGCGCCCTTCCCGGTTTGAACGCCTCCATGGGCATCGCCCTGCTGCTCCCCCTCACTTACGGAATGAGCGCCCTGCCAGCCATCGTGCTGCTGCTCAGCATTTACTGCGGCGCCATCTACGGAGGATCCATCACCGCCATCCTTCTCCGGACTCCCGGAACCACCGCCGCGGCCTGCACCGTCCTGGACGGCTACGAGATGGCCCAGAACGGAGAGCCCGGACGGGCCCTGAGCATGGCCGCCACGGCGTCCTTCATCGGGGGAATTTTCAGCGTGATCGTCCTTATCTTCCTTTCCCCCCCGCTGGCCCGGATGGCTCTCATGTTCGGCCCGGCGGAATACTTCGCCCTGTGCTTCTTCGGCCTGAGCATCATCTCCAGCCTTTCCGCCGAAAACATGGTGAAGGGACTCATCTCCGCGGTTATCGGCCTTCTCCTCGGCACGGTGGGGATTGACATCGTCACGGGAGTTCCCCGGTTCACCTTCGACATCGTGGAGCTTCTGAACGGCATTTCCTTCATCCCCGTGCTCATCGGCCTCTTCGCCGTTTCCCAGATCTTCATCACCGTGGAGAAGGAGATCAAGGAGCTCGGCGGCGTGAAGCAGGCCATTTCCGGCCTCACCATCAGCCTGAAGGACCTGGTCTCCGTGACAGGGACCCTCGTCCGGTCCTCCATTATCGGTACCCTGGTGGGCATCCTCCCCGGCGCCGGAGCCACCATGTCCTCCTTCATCGGGTACAACGAGGCCCGCCGGTGGTCAAAGACGCCGGAGAAGTTCGGCACAGGCTGCCTTGAAGGCATTGCCGCCCCTGAAGCGGCCAACAACGCCGCCACAGGAGGGGCCATGGTTCCCCTCCTTTCCCTGGGCATCCCGGGATCGGAGACCACGGCCATCCTGGTCGGCGCCTTCATGATCCAGGGGCTCCGCCCGGGACCGCTGCTCTTCAGGGAGAACCCCGACCTGGTCTACGGCCTCTTTGCCGGCATGATCCTGGCTAATGTCGCCTTCTTCGTCCTCGGTATGCTGGGAGCCCGCCTCTTCTCCCAGGTCACGAAGATCCCCAACCGGGTTCTCGTACCCATGATCCTCATCCTGGCCACCATCGGTTCCTTCGCCGAGAACAACAGCCTCTCCGACGTGTTCCTCATGTTCTCCTTCGGCGTGGTGGGCTACTTCATGAGAAAGTTCGAGTTCCCGATAGCCCCGCTGGTGCTTGCCCTGGTCCTCGGGCCCATGGCGGAGAGCAACTTCAGGAGGGGGCTCATCATCTCCGCCGGCGAATGGACCACCTTCTTCACCCGACCCATATCCCTCGTGTTCATCGCGCTGGGATTGGCTACGCTGATCATGCCCTTCATCCGCATGATCAGGGACCACAGAAAAACGAGAGAGGTTCCCCCTTCCGCATAG
- a CDS encoding tripartite tricarboxylate transporter TctB family protein: MKNFRYMNTVLGVVLFVFGYLIFREAGEYVPDIEIEGQVGAHAFPQLFAGALMFLSALMALLDMKKLTKATTASFSGIGAVALTAGICYAFWYFLPEAGFLVLAPIFACIITVITTRRFRIMDMVPVLLIVFAVYFVFANLLKVPVPKGFLG, translated from the coding sequence ATGAAAAATTTTCGATACATGAACACCGTACTCGGGGTGGTTTTGTTCGTCTTCGGCTACCTGATTTTCAGGGAGGCCGGGGAATATGTGCCCGACATTGAAATCGAAGGCCAGGTGGGAGCCCACGCTTTCCCGCAGCTCTTCGCGGGGGCGCTCATGTTCCTCTCCGCACTCATGGCGCTTCTTGATATGAAAAAACTGACAAAAGCGACCACGGCATCCTTTTCCGGCATCGGCGCGGTGGCACTAACGGCAGGCATTTGCTACGCCTTCTGGTATTTTCTTCCCGAAGCGGGCTTCCTGGTTCTGGCTCCGATTTTCGCCTGCATCATCACGGTCATCACCACGAGGAGGTTCCGGATTATGGACATGGTTCCCGTCCTGCTCATCGTTTTTGCCGTGTACTTCGTTTTCGCAAATCTGCTCAAGGTCCCTGTTCCCAAGGGATTCCTGGGCTAA